A region of Massilia sp. KIM DNA encodes the following proteins:
- the tssA gene encoding type VI secretion system protein TssA, with translation MHLTDSTDILTLAAPLAGADPAGENLEYDPDFRALEDAARGKPEVQYGSTITPAEPPDWARVRTLALNLMERSRDLRIAVPFTRALLGLTGVAGLAQGLALVAALLAERWDELHPQLDPEDDMDPTLRVNTLAALVEQGGLLRELRDSPLVQVRAIGSVSLRDIEAASEQKEGEEGEHARSARAAIDAAFGAAGAEALAALDAALAAAGAAVEAIETTLAARIAAGAGLDLAPLATLLRRAAQALRPYLDLAAAAPQAQEDAAAPQEAGPARSPARGGEIAGREDVLRLLDRICAWYAQQEPSSPVPLLLQRARGLVDKNFTQLLEELAPDGLSQLAQVSGVRRDS, from the coding sequence ATGCACCTCACCGACAGCACCGACATCCTTACGCTCGCCGCGCCGCTCGCCGGCGCCGACCCGGCCGGCGAGAACCTGGAGTACGACCCCGATTTCCGCGCCCTGGAGGATGCGGCGCGCGGCAAGCCCGAAGTCCAGTACGGCAGCACCATCACTCCCGCCGAGCCGCCCGACTGGGCGAGGGTGCGCACACTGGCGCTGAACCTGATGGAGCGCAGCCGCGACCTGCGCATCGCCGTGCCCTTCACCCGCGCCTTGCTCGGCTTGACGGGCGTGGCCGGCCTGGCCCAGGGCCTGGCCCTGGTGGCGGCCCTGCTGGCCGAGCGCTGGGACGAGCTGCATCCCCAGCTCGACCCGGAAGACGACATGGACCCGACGCTGAGGGTGAACACCCTGGCGGCCCTGGTGGAGCAGGGCGGCCTGCTGCGCGAACTGCGCGACTCGCCCCTGGTGCAGGTGCGCGCCATCGGCAGCGTCAGCCTGCGCGACATCGAGGCCGCGTCCGAGCAGAAGGAAGGCGAGGAAGGCGAACACGCCCGCTCGGCGCGCGCCGCCATTGACGCCGCATTCGGTGCGGCCGGGGCCGAGGCGCTGGCCGCGCTCGATGCGGCGCTGGCGGCCGCCGGCGCCGCGGTCGAGGCGATCGAAACCACCCTGGCGGCACGGATCGCGGCCGGGGCGGGCCTGGACCTGGCGCCGCTGGCCACGCTGCTGCGCCGCGCCGCGCAGGCGCTCCGGCCCTACCTCGACCTGGCCGCCGCCGCTCCGCAGGCGCAGGAGGACGCGGCCGCGCCGCAGGAAGCAGGACCGGCGCGCTCCCCGGCCAGGGGCGGCGAGATCGCCGGACGCGAGGACGTGCTGCGCCTGCTCGACCGCATTTGCGCCTGGTATGCGCAGCAGGAACCCTCCAGTCCCGTGCCCCTGCTGCTGCAGCGCGCGCGCGGGCTGGTGGACAAGAACTTCACTCAGCTGCTGGAGGAACTCGCTCCGGACGGGCTGAGCCAGCTGGCCCAGGTCAGCGGCGTGCGGCGCGATTCCTAG
- a CDS encoding LysR family transcriptional regulator, with product MTKPLTLQDVPTRLRGADLPLLIALDILLQECNVTRAAARLHVSQPALSAKLSRLRVLFDDPLLVPAENGRGLAPSPFALKLHRRLQPALGALTAAIRPAVDDFDPDTDARTFGIVANNTAAAAVIPALSARLQALGNRQLRLTVAEPDDARLGGMLERGEVDLCLSAACMLPPGLSTSQLVASPYVLIQRQGHPRGAGPATLDDYCSLDHVNVARDSSLHGFLDEQLYRLGRTRSVAIAVRDFSAVGAIVAGSDLVCTVPAFMAPAPESGVEACALGFPLQAYQLCMAWHPGAEDEPGLRWLRGQLLEAMGADGA from the coding sequence ATGACCAAGCCATTGACACTACAGGACGTACCGACCCGCCTTCGCGGCGCAGATCTGCCCTTGCTGATCGCGCTCGACATCCTGTTGCAAGAATGTAACGTAACGCGGGCGGCCGCCCGTCTTCATGTCAGCCAACCTGCACTCTCGGCCAAGCTGTCGCGCCTGCGCGTACTCTTCGACGATCCCTTGCTGGTGCCGGCCGAGAATGGTCGTGGCCTGGCGCCGTCGCCCTTCGCGCTCAAGCTCCACCGCCGCCTGCAGCCCGCGCTCGGCGCGCTGACCGCCGCGATCCGGCCGGCCGTCGACGACTTCGACCCCGACACCGATGCGCGCACCTTCGGCATCGTCGCCAACAACACGGCGGCGGCGGCCGTCATCCCGGCGCTGTCGGCGCGCCTGCAGGCCCTGGGCAACCGCCAGTTGCGCCTGACCGTCGCCGAGCCGGACGACGCGCGCCTCGGCGGCATGCTGGAACGCGGCGAGGTCGACCTGTGCCTGAGCGCCGCCTGCATGCTGCCGCCGGGGCTCAGCACCAGCCAGCTGGTGGCCTCGCCCTATGTGCTGATCCAGCGCCAGGGGCATCCGCGCGGCGCCGGGCCGGCGACGCTCGATGACTATTGTTCGCTCGACCACGTCAACGTCGCGCGCGACAGCAGCCTGCATGGCTTCCTGGACGAACAGCTGTACCGGCTGGGACGAACGCGCAGCGTCGCGATCGCGGTGCGCGACTTCAGCGCCGTCGGCGCGATCGTCGCCGGCAGCGACCTGGTCTGCACCGTCCCCGCCTTCATGGCGCCCGCGCCGGAATCCGGGGTGGAGGCGTGCGCGCTCGGCTTCCCGCTCCAGGCCTACCAGCTGTGCATGGCCTGGCACCCGGGCGCCGAAGACGAGCCCGGGCTGCGCTGGCTGCGCGGCCAGCTGCTCGAGGCCATGGGCGCCGACGGCGCCTGA
- a CDS encoding alpha/beta fold hydrolase: MNRLATTLVAAALLSIAAAPLATAAEAGAKPTIVLVHGAFADSSGWDGVAANLTKDGYRVVAAYNPLRGVKNDAEAVASVLRSIPGSVVLVGHSYGGAVITTAALGNENVKSLVYVGGFAPDAGENVLELTTRFPGSTLPAALAAPAQLADGTKDFYIDQDKFHQQFAADLTPAKARLMAIGQRPIAEAALKEATAAAAWKQLPSYFIYGSADKNIPPASLSFMAERAQSRRTVVIKGASHVVMSSHPTAVAQLIRQAAQAK, translated from the coding sequence ATGAACCGTCTTGCTACCACCCTCGTCGCCGCCGCGCTCCTGAGCATCGCGGCCGCCCCCCTCGCTACCGCCGCCGAGGCCGGCGCCAAGCCCACCATCGTCCTCGTGCACGGCGCATTCGCCGATTCTTCCGGCTGGGACGGCGTTGCCGCCAATCTCACGAAAGACGGCTATCGCGTGGTCGCCGCCTACAACCCGCTGCGCGGCGTGAAGAACGACGCGGAGGCTGTTGCCAGCGTCCTGAGATCGATTCCGGGTTCCGTGGTGCTGGTCGGCCATTCGTACGGGGGCGCCGTCATCACGACCGCCGCCCTCGGCAACGAAAACGTCAAAAGCCTCGTCTATGTGGGCGGCTTCGCGCCCGACGCCGGCGAGAACGTGCTCGAACTGACCACCCGCTTCCCGGGCAGCACCCTGCCGGCGGCGCTGGCCGCCCCGGCGCAGCTGGCGGACGGCACGAAGGACTTCTACATCGACCAGGACAAGTTCCACCAGCAGTTTGCCGCCGACCTCACGCCAGCGAAGGCGCGCCTGATGGCGATCGGCCAGCGCCCGATCGCGGAAGCGGCGCTGAAGGAAGCGACGGCGGCGGCGGCTTGGAAACAACTGCCCTCCTACTTCATCTACGGCAGCGCGGACAAGAATATTCCGCCGGCCTCGCTGTCCTTCATGGCGGAACGGGCCCAATCACGTCGCACCGTGGTGATCAAGGGCGCCTCGCACGTCGTGATGAGCTCGCACCCGACAGCGGTCGCACAACTGATCAGGCAAGCCGCGCAGGCAAAGTGA
- a CDS encoding PP2C family serine/threonine-protein phosphatase has translation MREVLVNMTALMEAHGISVAGEVREHNEDSFLVDQRLGLAAVADGMGGHAGGEIASAAALSALASFLGAHAPARLGAQAGGADPDATDVDPRWHGTVLLRQAVECANHLVYEENRMRGQGEGKGMGTTLTGLRFLPELDAFALFHVGDSRLYRYRDGRLVQLTRDQTAYQLALESGAPGALPPQNLLLQAIGPAAAVAPDLGYHELQADDLLLICSDGLHGWVPHAEIEALLARERALDAACAGLVELARAHSSRDNVTALLVRFRAAAPQAQEFIAPPASNRASPT, from the coding sequence TTGCGTGAAGTTCTGGTGAACATGACGGCGCTCATGGAGGCCCATGGCATCAGCGTGGCGGGCGAGGTCAGGGAGCACAACGAAGACAGCTTCCTGGTCGACCAGCGGCTGGGCCTCGCGGCCGTGGCCGACGGCATGGGCGGCCACGCGGGCGGCGAGATCGCCAGCGCCGCCGCCCTGTCGGCGCTGGCTTCCTTTTTGGGCGCGCACGCCCCCGCGCGCCTCGGGGCGCAAGCGGGCGGCGCTGACCCCGACGCGACCGACGTCGATCCGCGCTGGCACGGCACGGTGCTGCTGCGCCAGGCCGTCGAATGCGCGAACCACCTGGTGTACGAGGAGAACCGCATGCGCGGCCAGGGGGAGGGCAAGGGCATGGGCACCACGCTCACCGGCCTGCGCTTCCTGCCGGAGCTGGACGCCTTCGCGCTTTTCCACGTGGGCGACAGCCGCCTGTACCGCTACCGCGACGGCCGCCTGGTGCAGCTCACCCGCGATCAGACCGCCTACCAGCTCGCGCTGGAGTCGGGCGCCCCCGGCGCTTTGCCGCCGCAGAATCTGCTGCTCCAGGCCATCGGCCCGGCCGCCGCCGTCGCTCCCGACCTCGGCTACCACGAACTGCAGGCGGACGACCTGCTCCTGATCTGCAGCGACGGCCTGCACGGCTGGGTGCCCCACGCCGAGATCGAGGCCCTGCTGGCGCGCGAGCGCGCCCTCGACGCCGCCTGCGCCGGCCTGGTCGAGCTGGCGCGCGCCCACAGCAGCCGCGACAACGTGACCGCGCTGCTGGTGCGCTTTCGCGCCGCGGCTCCCCAAGCCCAGGAATTTATCGCGCCGCCTGCGTCCAATCGCGCATCCCCCACGTAA
- a CDS encoding RidA family protein, with product MTVRDVVFPPGRQALYDINRYSPAVRANGFLFVSGQVGSREDGTPEPTLEAQVKRAFANLNAILEAAGCSFKDVVDVTIFMVNPADNFEPAWEVAREFWGEAPYPNATAVGVTWLYGFDFEIKVIAKLPA from the coding sequence ATGACTGTCCGAGACGTCGTCTTCCCGCCCGGCCGCCAGGCCCTGTATGACATCAACCGCTATTCGCCCGCCGTGCGCGCCAACGGCTTCCTGTTCGTATCCGGCCAGGTCGGCAGCCGCGAGGACGGCACGCCGGAGCCCACCCTGGAAGCCCAGGTAAAGCGCGCGTTCGCCAACCTCAATGCCATTCTCGAAGCGGCCGGCTGCAGCTTCAAGGACGTGGTCGACGTCACCATCTTCATGGTCAACCCGGCCGACAACTTCGAGCCCGCATGGGAAGTCGCGCGCGAATTCTGGGGCGAAGCGCCCTACCCCAACGCCACCGCAGTGGGCGTGACCTGGTTGTACGGCTTCGACTTCGAAATCAAGGTCATCGCCAAGCTGCCCGCCTGA
- a CDS encoding SDR family oxidoreductase, translating into MNDIVIIGGTRGIGRELALACARRGDAVVIAGRDPARAADAAHDILREAGHGSVRGIAADLGQPALLPAALSGIQGVRHLVIAGVERDHQSLAGYDVERALKLATVKMVGYAAAVAALRGRFAPGASVLLFGGISKDRPYPGSTTITSVNTGIDGLVRTMAQELSPHRCNAIHPGVVADSPFCAGNEAVLSMGRSMTLAGELPRMRDIVEGCLFLMNCQAANAVSLSLDGGRR; encoded by the coding sequence ATGAACGACATCGTGATTATCGGCGGGACCCGCGGCATCGGGCGCGAATTGGCGCTGGCCTGCGCACGGAGGGGCGACGCGGTGGTGATCGCCGGCCGCGACCCTGCACGCGCGGCCGACGCCGCGCATGACATCCTTCGCGAAGCAGGACACGGGTCGGTGCGCGGCATAGCGGCGGACCTCGGCCAGCCGGCGCTGCTTCCCGCTGCCCTGTCCGGCATCCAAGGCGTGCGGCATCTCGTGATCGCCGGGGTGGAGCGCGACCATCAATCACTCGCCGGCTACGATGTCGAACGCGCCCTCAAGCTTGCCACGGTCAAGATGGTGGGCTACGCCGCGGCCGTGGCTGCACTGCGCGGACGTTTCGCGCCCGGCGCATCGGTCCTGCTGTTCGGGGGAATTTCGAAAGACCGCCCCTACCCCGGTTCGACGACCATCACGTCGGTGAACACCGGGATCGACGGACTGGTGAGGACCATGGCCCAGGAACTCAGCCCGCATCGCTGCAACGCCATTCATCCCGGCGTCGTCGCGGACAGTCCATTTTGCGCGGGTAACGAAGCCGTCCTCTCCATGGGCCGCAGCATGACACTCGCGGGCGAGTTGCCGCGCATGCGCGATATCGTGGAGGGCTGCCTGTTCCTGATGAACTGCCAGGCCGCGAACGCTGTCAGCCTGAGTCTTGACGGCGGCAGGCGCTGA
- a CDS encoding LysR family transcriptional regulator produces the protein MQEDLDWGDIPYILALFEAGSVNAAAERLGVAATTVSRRLNAAERRVGTRLFVRDHMGIRPTAAGSAFLAHAELAARHVTAMLRSTKRLSGSVSGPVRVSAIDFLFDHWLLERVPDLIARHPALDLVLAGENRNTSFTRGEADFALRLGRPENDAAAAMRKLADIGWSVFGGEGLGGAVPDDWASLPWLSYHEGLRHLPEMEWIAQRVPAARSPLRLDSLSTMIQACRAGAGLALLPCLVEGTPGLVRLSPQVEVRRELWLLSHRDAVTSVRNRAVTDWLVEACVRSRDRLEGSDVTLPARLA, from the coding sequence ATGCAAGAAGACCTCGACTGGGGCGATATCCCCTACATCCTGGCGCTGTTCGAAGCGGGAAGCGTCAACGCGGCAGCGGAGCGTCTTGGTGTAGCGGCAACGACGGTGAGTCGCCGGCTGAATGCGGCCGAGCGTCGCGTCGGCACGCGGCTGTTCGTACGTGACCATATGGGGATACGGCCAACCGCGGCCGGGAGCGCCTTCCTGGCTCATGCTGAACTCGCCGCCCGGCACGTTACCGCGATGCTGCGTTCGACGAAGAGATTGTCCGGCAGTGTGAGCGGTCCGGTGCGCGTCAGTGCGATCGACTTCCTGTTCGACCATTGGCTCCTCGAGCGCGTTCCCGATCTGATTGCACGCCATCCTGCGCTCGACCTGGTGCTGGCGGGCGAGAACCGGAATACCTCCTTCACCCGTGGCGAGGCCGATTTCGCCCTCAGGCTCGGCCGACCGGAAAACGACGCGGCGGCTGCCATGCGCAAGCTCGCGGATATCGGATGGTCGGTATTCGGCGGGGAAGGGCTGGGCGGAGCCGTTCCTGATGACTGGGCCAGCTTGCCCTGGCTCAGTTATCACGAGGGTCTGCGCCATCTTCCCGAGATGGAGTGGATTGCGCAACGCGTGCCCGCCGCGCGTTCGCCGCTGCGGCTGGACAGCTTGAGTACGATGATCCAGGCCTGCCGCGCGGGCGCTGGCCTGGCCTTGCTGCCCTGCTTGGTCGAGGGGACACCGGGCCTGGTTCGCCTGTCTCCCCAGGTCGAGGTCAGGCGCGAGCTATGGCTGCTAAGTCACCGGGACGCGGTGACGAGCGTGCGCAACCGTGCGGTCACCGACTGGCTGGTCGAGGCATGCGTACGCAGCCGCGACCGGCTCGAGGGGAGCGACGTCACTTTGCCTGCGCGGCTTGCCTGA
- a CDS encoding Rrf2 family transcriptional regulator has translation MRADFRLSRMLHVLIHIHGREKAASSEDLALMLDTNPVLVRRMMAGLREAGYVSSTGGRNGGWTLVADPDEITVLDVYQALEEPVLFAIGTTVDHPGCRIEGAITGALDLALASAAGNLLRQFGEMKLSAFLPNKQ, from the coding sequence ATGCGAGCCGACTTCCGCCTGTCGCGAATGCTGCATGTCCTGATCCATATCCACGGTCGCGAGAAGGCCGCCAGTTCGGAAGACCTGGCCCTCATGCTCGATACCAACCCGGTGTTGGTGCGCCGGATGATGGCGGGCCTGCGCGAGGCCGGTTACGTGAGCTCGACCGGTGGCCGCAACGGCGGCTGGACCCTGGTCGCCGATCCGGACGAGATCACCGTGCTGGACGTCTACCAGGCGCTGGAAGAACCGGTGCTGTTCGCGATCGGCACCACGGTGGACCATCCCGGCTGCCGCATCGAGGGCGCGATCACCGGGGCGCTCGACCTGGCGCTGGCCTCGGCCGCCGGCAATCTGCTGCGCCAATTCGGCGAGATGAAGCTCTCGGCTTTTCTGCCTAACAAGCAGTAG
- a CDS encoding carboxymuconolactone decarboxylase family protein — protein sequence MSYEQIPQHYLTERAEHTEVFAALETLGRAVAAAGPVGPKEAHLIKMAAAIAIGSEGSTHSHVRRALEAGATAEEIRHAILLLMCTVGYPTVSRALSWADDVIRPQRP from the coding sequence ATGTCGTATGAGCAGATTCCCCAGCACTATTTGACCGAACGCGCGGAGCATACCGAAGTGTTCGCTGCCCTGGAAACGCTGGGACGCGCTGTGGCGGCGGCCGGGCCTGTCGGGCCGAAGGAAGCGCATCTCATCAAGATGGCGGCGGCCATCGCGATCGGCTCGGAGGGATCGACGCATAGCCACGTGCGCCGGGCGCTGGAAGCCGGCGCGACTGCGGAGGAAATCCGGCACGCGATCCTGTTACTCATGTGTACCGTCGGTTATCCCACCGTGTCGCGCGCCTTGAGCTGGGCTGACGACGTGATCCGTCCGCAGCGACCCTGA
- a CDS encoding RNA polymerase sigma factor, giving the protein MDFTLDRHGRLSALITAAAAGDERAFTELHRLTHSYLHHVALRLLRVPSVADEVLQDAYLSIWLHAGSFRPGEGSPMTWLIAIVRHRALSVLRSAREGDLAWTGDDEFERAECAAEDAGEAETADLIQCLRLREAMGKLDPAHRNSLALAFGQEMTHMEMARHMAVPLGTVKSWVRRGLSRLRHYLDHPVDVAPLRKVTAGAAV; this is encoded by the coding sequence ATGGATTTCACACTTGACCGACACGGCCGGCTTTCGGCCCTTATCACCGCAGCGGCCGCCGGCGACGAGCGCGCCTTCACCGAATTGCACCGGCTCACCCACAGCTACCTGCACCACGTCGCCCTGCGCCTGCTGCGCGTGCCCAGCGTGGCGGACGAAGTGCTGCAGGACGCCTATCTCAGCATCTGGCTGCATGCCGGCTCGTTCCGGCCGGGCGAAGGCAGTCCCATGACCTGGCTGATCGCCATCGTGCGCCACCGGGCGCTCAGCGTGCTGCGCAGCGCCCGCGAGGGGGACCTCGCATGGACCGGGGACGATGAGTTCGAACGCGCCGAGTGCGCGGCCGAGGATGCCGGCGAGGCCGAGACCGCCGACCTGATCCAGTGCCTGCGACTGCGCGAGGCGATGGGCAAGCTCGATCCCGCGCATCGCAACAGCCTTGCGCTCGCGTTCGGACAGGAGATGACGCACATGGAGATGGCGCGGCACATGGCCGTGCCGCTGGGGACGGTGAAGAGCTGGGTGCGGCGCGGCCTGAGCCGGCTGCGCCATTACCTCGACCACCCGGTCGACGTCGCCCCCTTGCGCAAGGTGACGGCCGGCGCCGCCGTCTAG
- a CDS encoding RNA polymerase sigma factor yields the protein MLTHTPENQRLVDLLARVAHEDHEAFKQLYQLTSAHLYGVALRYLRSRSTADEILQEAFINVWQQAGSYASTLSTPMTWLISVVRNKALDHLRKFKNESEHTDSYDDGEISRPDGIAEHADPHELFDAATEAIALNRCVAQLDATQRQSLALAFYNGLSHSELAEHLRVPLGTAKAWVRRGLERLRKCLESHQQSLAGEAR from the coding sequence ATGCTCACACATACACCCGAGAACCAGCGCCTGGTCGACCTGCTCGCTCGCGTTGCCCACGAGGACCACGAAGCCTTCAAGCAGCTCTACCAGCTCACCAGCGCCCACCTGTACGGGGTCGCCCTGCGCTACCTGCGCTCGCGCTCCACCGCCGACGAGATCCTGCAGGAGGCCTTCATCAATGTCTGGCAGCAGGCCGGCAGTTATGCATCGACCCTGTCCACGCCCATGACCTGGCTCATCAGCGTGGTGCGCAACAAGGCCCTCGACCACCTGCGCAAGTTCAAGAACGAGTCCGAGCACACCGACTCCTACGACGACGGCGAGATCAGCCGCCCGGACGGCATCGCCGAACACGCCGACCCGCATGAGCTGTTCGACGCCGCCACCGAGGCGATCGCCCTGAACCGCTGTGTGGCCCAGCTCGACGCCACCCAGCGCCAGTCGCTCGCGCTGGCCTTCTACAACGGCCTCTCGCACTCGGAGCTGGCCGAGCACCTGCGGGTGCCCCTGGGCACCGCCAAAGCCTGGGTGCGGCGCGGCCTGGAGCGGCTGCGCAAGTGCCTGGAATCCCATCAACAATCGCTGGCCGGGGAGGCGCGATGA
- a CDS encoding anti-sigma factor domain-containing protein: protein MNYERPELLDKLAGAYVLGTMAARARPRFARLLGQSTVAQRAVADWNNKLAPLFHAVAPVTPPDNVWTAIAARTRPRRQAAATSWRERLLAWSRPALGFCFGVIFAIGAVNMNAHMFGMHHVDHALPASYVGVLSDAQGRTVLSAGSHRRGNTMTLKLHQPLAIPPGMVARLWALPEDGVPVPIANVPASGKIMITLAAPAEEVFAKVPRLALSYERDPAAAAPTAPFVLSGPCVKFW from the coding sequence ATGAACTACGAACGTCCCGAACTGCTGGACAAGCTGGCCGGCGCCTATGTGCTCGGCACCATGGCGGCGCGCGCCCGGCCGCGCTTCGCGCGCCTGCTGGGTCAATCGACCGTGGCCCAGCGCGCGGTGGCCGACTGGAACAACAAGCTGGCGCCGCTGTTCCACGCCGTGGCTCCGGTGACGCCGCCGGACAATGTGTGGACCGCGATCGCGGCGCGCACCCGGCCGCGCCGCCAGGCGGCGGCCACCTCCTGGCGCGAGCGCCTGCTGGCCTGGAGCCGGCCGGCGCTCGGCTTCTGCTTCGGGGTCATCTTCGCAATCGGCGCCGTCAACATGAACGCGCACATGTTCGGCATGCACCACGTCGACCATGCGCTGCCGGCCAGCTACGTCGGCGTGCTGAGCGACGCCCAGGGCCGCACCGTGCTCTCGGCCGGCTCGCACCGCCGCGGCAACACCATGACCCTCAAGCTCCACCAGCCGCTGGCGATCCCGCCCGGCATGGTGGCCCGCCTGTGGGCCCTGCCGGAGGACGGCGTCCCGGTCCCGATCGCCAACGTGCCGGCCAGCGGCAAGATCATGATCACCCTGGCCGCGCCGGCCGAGGAGGTGTTCGCCAAGGTCCCGCGCCTGGCGCTCAGCTACGAGCGCGATCCGGCGGCGGCCGCGCCGACCGCGCCCTTCGTCCTGAGCGGCCCTTGCGTGAAGTTCTGGTGA
- a CDS encoding LysR family transcriptional regulator, with translation MDKFDAMRVFVRVVEAGSFTKAAQTLHMSRTSVTQLVQRLEAGLRVKLLHRTTRKVNVTEDGAVYYERAARLLGELEELESGLPNAAASPSGQLRVDVPSPLASILLVPALPGFYARYPDIQLDMGASDRIVDLIEDKVDCVVRGGQMSEQWLQARHVADLPLRVYAAPSYLAVHGVPAHPGELADARHRIVCFRGSRAGQGFAYHLRRGAEQVRLEGRHLLAIDDGNAYLAAGLAGLGVLWLPDYMAQRHEEKGELVRLFADWEIAPMPLYVAWPANRRVSKKLRVFIDWVVELLAPYAPQAGRRIP, from the coding sequence ATGGACAAGTTCGACGCGATGCGGGTGTTCGTCAGGGTGGTGGAGGCCGGGAGCTTCACCAAGGCCGCACAGACCCTGCATATGAGCAGGACCAGCGTCACCCAGCTGGTGCAGCGCCTCGAGGCCGGTCTGCGCGTGAAGCTGCTGCACCGGACCACCCGCAAGGTCAACGTGACCGAGGACGGCGCGGTGTACTACGAGCGCGCCGCGCGCCTGCTGGGCGAACTCGAGGAACTCGAATCCGGCCTGCCGAATGCGGCCGCTTCGCCGTCCGGACAATTGCGCGTGGACGTGCCCAGTCCGCTCGCGTCCATACTGCTGGTGCCGGCCTTGCCCGGCTTTTATGCGCGCTATCCCGACATCCAGCTCGACATGGGCGCCAGCGACCGCATCGTCGACCTGATCGAGGACAAGGTCGATTGCGTGGTGCGCGGTGGCCAGATGAGCGAACAATGGCTGCAGGCGCGCCACGTGGCGGACCTGCCGCTGCGCGTGTATGCGGCCCCGTCCTATCTCGCGGTCCACGGCGTCCCGGCGCACCCGGGCGAACTGGCCGACGCGCGCCACCGCATCGTCTGTTTTCGCGGCTCACGCGCCGGCCAGGGCTTCGCCTACCACCTGCGGCGCGGCGCGGAGCAGGTCAGGCTGGAAGGCAGGCACCTGCTCGCGATCGACGACGGCAACGCTTATCTGGCGGCCGGTCTTGCCGGCCTGGGCGTGCTCTGGCTGCCGGACTACATGGCCCAGCGCCACGAGGAGAAGGGAGAGCTGGTGCGCCTGTTCGCCGACTGGGAGATCGCCCCGATGCCGCTCTACGTGGCCTGGCCGGCCAACCGGCGCGTGAGCAAGAAGCTGCGGGTCTTCATCGACTGGGTGGTCGAGCTGCTGGCGCCCTATGCGCCGCAGGCCGGGCGTCGGATACCGTAA